CGGACAAGGAGAAGATGTGAACCTCATCTCATCCACGACGCAGAGGCGGAGGAATCCCCATTTGATTGATCATTGAAGCCAAAAGGCCAACAGCTTCCAGACCGGACCGTCCGGTTCGTCctagaaatattttttttcgattacaatacGATGCTCGTGACCTAAtacaaagaaatgaaaatgaaatctaaataaaggggcacgagTAATTTCATTGATGACAATCAAACTCGAAACCTTTATATTACCATGTGAGAATATTAGCTATTACCCTACACCCTTTCTTCGTTTTGTGCAAGGAAAAATGCCTTATTTTGGGCCTCAAGTAACTTTTTttatccaaaagaaaaggggggaattttttttttgaggtaTAAGATTGTTGTGTAGGGAAGCTGTCAAGATGAAGATTCTATCAATTCAGAAGCTGCAGCATAAACTGCGGGGTTCGAAGCTTGCTAAAAATCTAGGGATGCTGCAATTTATGGACGGTCttgattgttttttttttatcattttattacCTTAGATGAGTTATGGTTCTTAAATGGTGATGTATGTTTTTGATCATTTTATTACCTCATAAGGGTTATGGTTCTTAAATGATGATGTAATTGAACCGTGTACATATTTTTTGAGCTAAATAATAGAAGAAGAcgccactttttttttttaaaaagaacctttatcattttcttttgaacaatttttagtatattaaaataatacaaagtacaaaaaaaaaattgaaaattggaaGGGAGATGGGAAAGAGGGGTCTCATCAGAGGCCACCACTCCCAAGGTCTCCAGTGATTTGTGGATTCATTGGAGAATTGAAAAGGAGAATGATTACCATTGAAAAGACATAGATTAACATCTCCCAATTAGGGGAGAAAGGGGCCTGCTAACGGCCGCCCTTCCCCTTTTACATGTATCATTCTCAAGTGATTAACcatctcttttcatttttttttccggtaagTTAAAATTGTGAAAGACATTGCTCTCGCAATTTCAGGAGTTCGAGTATTAAAAGCTATTCCTTCTTTCAACAAGTGCGCTTCCTAGAGTTCGAACTTGTATTTTCTTCTTTACGGGAGTTAGAGCTACTTACTATTCAGTCAATACTTTTTTTATAccaatttgttttatttagtaAACTAGTTTTATTGCTGGTGCAAGTTTCTTTTTAAGGAATGTTTGTTCCAATTTTTATAGTTTGAATTTAatgaatatgaaaaataactctatataatatgattgattctaaaattatatatattttactgatAATTATGAACTTTACAAGTATTTTCAAGTTAGtcattaaaattgaaatttgacAGAATATGTTTTTAGAGGTACATAATTTCTCGAAGAAATACATTAATCTTATTAGATTTTATgaataatttcttattttaaatcaTACTGCATTGCCGGTCAGATGGCCGGCCCAGTTCTTCTGTTAGACTGCCTGCGACAGAAACCCCAAACGAAGCCCAAAGGCCCATAGGCCCAATTTCAGGTACAGGATGTGCATGAAAACTTAATAACCCTATAAATGAGGCTAGGGTTTTGGCCAAGCTTCCACATCGCCTTCTTCCCGAGCTGCACACTGCGCCTTGTGCTCGACCAATCGGCGGCGGACCTCAGCAGGAgcagaagagaagagaatcaTGGCGGACAAGGCAGTGACTATTAGGACCAGGAAGTTCATGACCAACAGGCTCCTCGCGAGGAAACAATTCGTCAGTACCTCTCTCCCCTTCGCTGCTTAATTTTCTGCCGATTTTCTCTCTAGCTCTCTCCTTGCTCATTGCTAGCGGTAGGTTGACGCTGGGTGGCCTGCGGATCAGATCTTTAGCTGAAATGTCCGCTTTTGAATCTTATATCAGTTTTCGGGTCAGAAATGTAGCGCCATGGGATACTGTTGATGTGACTGATTTAGGACGGAGCTTCATTCTTGGTATTGCTTGTGGTAGATCATGAGAATCGTAGCAATGTGCTTAGGCTTTCGGAGTCAGGAAGATGATAAAGTTTGtgcctttattttctttccctAGCTCAAGTGATGATAAGATCACAATAAGAGTTCGAGATTGTAGAGGATGTTGAGATTATCCCCTTGACATTAGGAAATTGTGATGCTTTTGTGTCGACAAAAGTCAGGTATTTGTTGTGTGCTGTTGATCAAGGATATGTACAATAGGATTTGATGATCGAGATAACCTCTTAGTTCGCTTTGGTCGAATGGTTGTATCATGATTGCCTGATGTGAGTTTAGTTTCTCGTTGTAGATGGAGGAGTTAAAGAGTGTTTTGGTTTCTTTACCTAGTTATGCCGCAATTGACTCGAGCAGCATCTCGTAGTTCGTAGATGCTAATTGTCTGCATTATGAATGTGTAGGTTATTGATGTTCTTCATCCTGGGAGAGCTAATGTATCAAAGGTATGAATGGTTTATAACTATTTATTGGTCTACCTGCGGCCTTCCTTTTCTGTCCGACACCTATCACTTGAGAGCTGAGCTTATTGTTTGTTGAACTATGTAGGCGGAGTTGAAGGAGAAGCTCGCTAGGATGTATGATGTTAAGGACCCGAACTCAATCTTCGTGTTCAAGTTCCGGACTCACTTTGGTGGTGGGAAGTCCACTGGCTTCGGTTTGATCTACGATTCTGTTGAGACTGCGAAGAAATATGAGCCCAAGTACAGACTTATCAGGGTAAGATTTTAACGTTCTTTACTTCTGTCCTGCTCAATCTAGGCTTATGGGAAGTCACGAGCAATCTATCTGTTCTGTGCTTCTTCATTCTAAGATTATAAGGTGTTCAATATCTTCTAAGCACATATTGATCCGGTTGCAATTTCTGAATGGCAGAATGGACTGGACACTAAGGTAGAGAAGTCGAGGAAGCAAATGAAGGAACGGAAGAACCGTGCCAAGAAAATCCGTGGAGTCAAGAAGGTGAGCTAACTCAGAGGTTTTTCAGTGTTCTCTTTAAGTCATGCtgctattatttttttcatacgCTGAATGTTTTGGGTCCATTTCTTGCAGACCAAGGCCAGTGATGCTGCCAAGGGTGGAAAGAAGAAGTAAGCATGTAGGTGTGTTAATCTCAGAGCGGAATGCGGGGTGTCAGTTACTTTTAATAGCAATATTTTCTCATGCTTAGAGAGCTTTGGGATGAAACCTTTGTGTTTCTGTTGTTGCACTTTGTGACCGATGCTCAGTTATCTTTCCCAATTTTGACTACTTGATCGCAAAGCAAATCTATAAGCTCAATCGAAGTTATTCATTGTGAAAGTTTCAGATTTTTCAGCGATAACTATATCAAACGAAATCCTACTATATGTGTAGTTGGTTTACGTCCTATCTTTGCACTGACACAACCATTGTCATCGTTCGGCTTCAACCTCTAACGGAAGTAGTAATTTCTGCTGAAAATTGTGAGAAGCTTGCATAATTAAAGTAACTCATGGTGTGAAGGAGGGTCACTTAAGatattaatataatcattGAAAGTTTATATGCGATGCATCATGGATAATCCACGATAATAGGAAGAACttatatgaaaaattgaaagttttgGTTTTTACTAGTGAGTAATGTTTTCACTAGTATTTTCGTCTCTCCATATCGGCTTTCCTTGGTCGATGGATCCTTTCATGGTTCAGTTAGTCCGAGCCTAGATTACACTCTATCCGCTCCTTAGAACACTTTGGTTCCCTGCAAATGGGTCCTTACGGTCGGGTTTTGGTAGTTGTAAGGGGAGAGATCTGTGATCGTATCAATTTGTACTTTCTAAGAGCTCTTGAAATTCTCGAGACATATGCAGGCATAGTCTTATTGTCGACCTCAGTGATTGCAAATCTGCAGGTAAATATTTATGGCATGTTTGTTTTCAgaattaaaatcacaaaaattttaactttaattttaacttaacacactacgcaataaaaatacatatttttcaatttaaaaattttatttaactttaattcaatacactacataatatttatcctttttcataataaaaattaaaattattttaattctaaaatcaaacgttGTTTTTTGAAGTAAGATGTTAGAGTAGGACCCGCAAatttaggaaaagaaaatttctcgCTTTCAAGGTGAGGAGGACCTTCCCCCAGACGCCCCTTCTTCCCCCTTCCCTTCCTCACCTTATCTGTACACCTCACATCTCCTCCTCCCAGAATGGAACAGCACCATTAGCATTTGCTATCCTCCTTTTACATGGATTCCCTCTTCCACCCTTAACCTTGGACTCCATTGACAAGCTCGGACCCTTCTCCCTCTCCATCCATATCTCAGTCATCCCTGCAGGTTCGGTTGCACAACCACCATGGCCTCTGCAACGACAAGGCCCGCCTTCTTCTTCCACAGCATCTCCACCAAACCTTCCCCCACCCCGAAGCAGAAGCCGGCGCACTGCTCACTTGCCAGACCCCAGAGAGTCTCTTACTTCCGGTTGCTCCCCGGCGCCTCGAGACTGCGCCTTTTACCGCGCTCCATTGATGTCTCGAAGGAAGACACCCCGATGTCCAACCGGGAAGCCGAGGACCCTTccccccctcctcctcctcctaccCTCGAGGCCGAGCCCGAGTCTCCTGAGGAGAAGTTCGACAAGAGGAGGCTGGAGGAGAAGTTCGCAGTCCTGAACACGGGGATCTACGAGTGTCGGTCCTGCGGGTACAAGTATGACGAGTCGGTCGGGGACCCGGCGTATCCGATCCCTCCGGGGCTGCCATTCGACAAGATACCTGTAGATTGGAGGTGCCCCACCTGTGGGGCCGCCAAAAGCTTCTTCGAGAGCAAGAGCGTGGAGATTGCCGGGTTCGCGCAGAACCAGCAGTTCGGGCTGGGAGGGAACGCCCTGACGTCGGGGCAGAAGGCCCTATTGATATACGGGagcttgttcttcttcttccttctctttttgTCGGGCTACTTCTTGCAATAGTGGCAGTTGCAATGTTCCTTCTTCTTGTTGTTTAGTCTTCTTTGTTGCATCGGTGGTTTGATGAGAGAATATTAAGGCTGCTTGTAATAATATGTGCAGATAGAAAGATAACTCGCATAAGTACTTTGGGCATGGTGTTATATGATTAGCTCGAGAGCCATTTCCTCGACTCGTCAAATTTCACGACCGTCAGTGATCCTCGGAATTCGCTGACGGTAGGATACCTTCATTGTAAAGCTAAGAGGagatcaaactaaatcaagaAACGGAAGCAGAGACACTGCCATGCAGACATTTTGCACAGTTATGCAGTTTCGATCAAATCCGGAACTTGCACTGATAACATAAACCATATCTCAACTAAAAATGAACATCTTCCATTAGCTGTGGAATCGATGAAATTAACCATACATGATCAACCTTTCTGCTATTCACGGTCTTTccttataaaaatgaaaatttcacgCTAAAATGAAGAGCACAACGTAACAACATCAATGTTTTTTCACCTACCTCTACAATAATATACACTTTCTCCCTAGTGAACCTGTTAAGATGGCAAACCCGAGCAGCACTAGAGCTCCCTCAAGTAAACTGTGCCTATTTAAGATTCCCAATCCATGCCTCGGTTGAACTGCTGCCATCCGACCAATTTTCTCTACTTACAGGGTTCCTGTTTCTCAGCATCTGTCTAGCGAAAAGTTGCGACAAAGCAACCGGCTAAGCATCTTGTCTGTGCCTAATGGGACCTCGGAGCCATGCTGCTCTTTGAATGGATTACTGAGTCTCCCATAAGCACAGCAGTTTTGAGCCACGAGCAACCTAGAGCTCCCAGCGAGGCAGGGGGAGATAAATCATGACATTGCCTTCTGTAACTACAATGGCTGGTTGTCCAAAGTTGGCCCTTCCTGGGATGGTGCACTAGTCTTCACCTGGTAGACCTTCTTCACAGTTCCTCCTCCGGAACTGCCATCACCAACCTCAGAGCTCTGTTTATGAATCCACTTGATCGGAGGTGTTGGCAATGGAGACATGTTCTGAATGAACTGCTCCTCTTGGTTTAACACTACTTGGCCAGCATTCAACGTCTTCGGCGGTTCTCTGCTGTTGACTCTCCCACTATTTTCAACTGTCAAACCAGCCATTCCGTTCCTCATCTCACGATACTGTTCCACGTACTGTCTCTCATGGGTTCGATTACTGTTTCTCCCGCCCTGATAATTGCCATTCGATGGTGGAGAGTTCTTATAATCAGCTGCTGTTCCATGAGAGTTAATGTAATTCCCGTGGTGGTACTGATTGTAATTCTCAATATAATAGCCCCTTCTTTCATAACCTGAGGGTCCCATTGGCCTTGGCCTGTTGTTGACTCCATAGTTTCCTGGAAAATTCCCCTGAAGAGGTCCATTCCATCCCAAGGACGCACTATTGTTGTTGCTGGACTTGATGTTGAGTGTGTTCTTGATGAGACGATGAGCTGCTTCCCCCAGGTAAGTACCAGCTATTGCTCCAGGTACTCGGGCCCTAGATAACACATGTATTTTGCATGATGTCTATGTCTTGTAAAATTATAAAGGTGAGAATTCAACAATAAATTGccataggaaaaaaaaaatgaaagagagtccataaaaaaactaataagtgATCAGAAATTCATTTCCGAGAAGATGCAGTATTCCACGCACCTTTCTCGGCCCTGCTGGCGTCTGCCACCGTTGTCTTCATGCCATAACACCGGTAACGGCTTGAAATCTAAAGGTCCCAAAATCTGCAAAAATGAGAAATGAAGTAGCGTAAATTTGATTGTTCAGACATAGCCATTCATTAATGACTAACAAATCCGAATATCCAACACCCTTGCCTTGCATTAAGTCATATACATACCCGAACCTAACAGGcaaattttatcaataaaaagaGCATCAAGACATCAAATAACAATACCTTTTTGGGCATGACTACTCCCTTGGGCAATTCTGGGATGTGCCTATGCTTTTCAGGATCTAGGTATGTCACATTTCTGAACAATAAAGCAAAGATCAGAACTTACGAACAGAGAGCTAGACCAGCCATCTACCCTTAAGTTGTTTGTCTATTATAATTTGCATAGCTAGACCAGCCATCTACTCTAGGTTGTTTTGTCTATTATAATTTGCATTTAAGCCTTCAGGTTTACTGCCATAtcttaaaattattgaaaattaaagaacTCGAGCAATATAGAACTTACAAGACTTGGTTATGGGTAATATCAGGTAATCCCTGGACTGGG
The sequence above is drawn from the Punica granatum isolate Tunisia-2019 chromosome 5, ASM765513v2, whole genome shotgun sequence genome and encodes:
- the LOC116207252 gene encoding 40S ribosomal protein S24-1, producing MADKAVTIRTRKFMTNRLLARKQFVIDVLHPGRANVSKAELKEKLARMYDVKDPNSIFVFKFRTHFGGGKSTGFGLIYDSVETAKKYEPKYRLIRNGLDTKVEKSRKQMKERKNRAKKIRGVKKTKASDAAKGGKKK
- the LOC116207251 gene encoding uncharacterized protein LOC116207251, giving the protein MASATTRPAFFFHSISTKPSPTPKQKPAHCSLARPQRVSYFRLLPGASRLRLLPRSIDVSKEDTPMSNREAEDPSPPPPPPTLEAEPESPEEKFDKRRLEEKFAVLNTGIYECRSCGYKYDESVGDPAYPIPPGLPFDKIPVDWRCPTCGAAKSFFESKSVEIAGFAQNQQFGLGGNALTSGQKALLIYGSLFFFFLLFLSGYFLQ